TGCCGTCGATCACCGGCATGATCATGTCGGCGATCACCACCGACGGACGGAACCCGGGAGCCCGCTCGAGCGCGTCCTTGCCGTCCACGCACTCCTGGACTTCGTAGCCCCACATGGAGAGGAGCGCGGCGAGCCCGCTCCGGCCCGACTCATCGTCGTCGGCAATCAAGATCCGATGCTTCATGGCCTGTTCCCCTTTTCCGGGAAATTTGCGTGAGTGGAGGAAGAACCGTCGGCCCGGCCGTCTGCAATCGATATGCCTGCTCCACGAGGCTGGGCACCGGCTGGCGAATCGGCGATGCAGGCTGACGCTTTAGATCCATATGGCTGCGAGCGGACATGATAGGACACGTGCCGACGCTGCGCCAGTGGCGGAAGTTATTACCGTGTAAGTGCGACCTACCCGTTTCTCCAATCCAGGTCAATCAAGGCTAAACCGCTGCCCGGATCCGTCCGGCGCCGCAGCGTGGCCGGGGACTCGACGATCGTCACCTCGAGGGTCGGGTCGACGCTTCCCCCCAGCAGGTGCCCACCCATCGCGGTCCCATCCGCCCGGCCGACAACGACGTGAACGTGCACCCGGGGCTCTCCCTGATCGAGCGCGATGTTGCCCAAGAGCGAGAGGACCTCGACCTGCTCGCGGATGACCCGGCGGATGTAGTCGCGCCGGGACCGATCGAAGAAGCCGATCGTGACGCCCGAGAAGGCGCCGATGCCGCTCAGCGAGGCGGCCCGCAGGTCGAAGCGCTTGGCCGCCCCGGCGAGGGCCTCGACCGGGTCGTCGTGGCGGTCACACACCAGCACGAAGGTTCGCCGCCCGTCCGTCTCGTCCACCGGCCGGATCTTCATGACATGGCTCCTCAGGCCCGCTCGGCCACCGCCGCCTTGTCCCGCTTGCGGAGCCCGACCAGGCAGGCCACCAGCACGCCGGTCATCACGGTGAGCAGCGCCAGCTCGATGAGCGCGAACCGGAAGGCGCTCTCTCCCTGCTCCATCAGGGTGCCGAACTCGGCGGTGATGACCAGGATGCGCCGGACCGCGGCGATCATGGCCACCAGCACGAACGGCTCCGGCACCAGCAGATGCTCGCGGAACGACACCTGGACCGTGTAGAGGATCTCGATGATCATCAGGATGAGCAGCAGCTGGTCGAGCACCGCGATGAAGCCCGTGCCGATTGCGCCCGCCAGCAGGCTCTGCGCGAAGTGGAAGCCGGCGTTCAGGAGCAGCACCACCGCCCCGAGGGCCAGCATCACGGCGAGGCCGACGTAGAGGACGTCCTCCACCTGGGTGAACGACTGCGCGATGCGCTCGCGCAGCGCCGGCGCCCGCCCGCTCCTCATGAGTCACCCTGCGGGCAAGCGTTGTGCCAGCCCGCGCGCGACCACAAGAACGGGAAAACGCGACGGGGCGCTATTCGTCGATCGCGTCCTCCTCGGCGCTGCGGTAACCATTACCGGCCGCGAGTCGGTAACGACGACCGCCGCGCCACGTCCGTCGCGCCTTTCTGGGACCTTGCCCGCGTGATACCGTGAGGTCGAACGACACTGCTCTCCTGGGAGGCGGCAATCATGACGGACATGTGGGGCGATCTCGTGTGGGCCGCTCTCGCGGACCTCAAGACGAGGCTCATGCTCGTGCTGCCGGGCATTCTCGCGATGCTCACGCTCACCGCGGTCGGCTTCGCGGCGGCGTGGATCGGGGCGCGAGTGATTCGGCGCCTGGCCCAGGCGGTCGCCTTCGATCGCCGCGCGGAGACGTGGGGCATCGTGGCCGCGCTCCATCGAGCCGGCGTGCGGAGGCCGCCGTCCCAGGTGCTGGGACTCATCGTGTTCTGGAGCGTGCTGGTGCTCTTCCTGCCCGTCGCCATCGACGCGCTCGCGATCCCGGGCACCGGCCGCCTCACCGAGTTCGTCTTCTCCTGGGTGCCGCGGGTCCTCGGGGCCGCCCTCATCCTGCTGGTGGGATGGCTGGTGGCCAACTTCCTCGGCGAGGGCGCGCTGATCGCGGCGGTCAACGCGCGGGTGCCCGAGGCCCGGCTCCTCGCCCGCGCCATCCGCTGGGGCGTGCTGCTCTTCGCGAGCGCCACCGCGATCACGCATCTCGGCATCGGCAAGGAGATGGTGCTGGTGGCCTTCGGCATCACGTTCGGCGGGCTCATCTTCGCGTTGTCGCTCGCCTTCGGGCTGGGGGGTCGCGGGCTGGCCCGGCAGATTCTCGAGCAGCACATCCGCAATCGCGAGCCGCACCCGCGCGAGACCCTGACCCACCTGTAGGCCGCATGATCGACGCCGACGTCCTCTACCAGCAGGCGGTGGCCGCGCTCCGGCGCGCCCGCCGGGCGACCTACCGCCTGCAGCTCGGGAGCGCGCTCGGCTTCGAGGCGGTCGCCGCGCTCGGCCCGTACCTGGACGCGCTCGGCGTCAGCGACGTGTATCTCTCCCCGTGCTTCCGGAGCGGGCCGGGCAGCTCGCACGGCTACGACGTCACCGACCACAACGCCTTCAATCCCGAGCTGGGCAGCGCGGCGGACTTCGACGGCATGGCCGCCGAGCTGGGCGCGCGCGGCCTGGGCCTGATCCTCGACGTGGTGCCCAACCACATGGGGATCGCGGGCGACGCCAACCCCTGGTGGCTCGACGTGCTCGAAAACGGCCCCGCGTCTCCGCGGGCCGAGTTCTTCGACATCGACTGGACGCCGGTGAAGCCCGAGCTGCGCGATCGCGTGCTCCTGCCGATCCTGCCCGAGCAGTACGGGCGCGTGCTCGAGTCGCAGCAGCTGCAGCTCGAGTTTGCCGACGGGGCCTTCCACCTCCGCTACGCGGGCGCGCGGCTGCCGATCGCCCCCGATACGTACGCCCTGGTGCTCACCGACCGGCTCGACGCCCTCGCCCAGCGGCTGGGCGCCGAGGACCCCGCGCTGCTCGAGCTTCGTAGCGTCCTGACCGCGCTGGAGCACCTTCCCGGGCGGACCGAGACCGATCCGCGTCGCATCGAGGAGCGGCTGCGCGAGAAGGAGATCGTCAAGCGGCGCCTGACCACGTTGACCAAGGAATCGCCCGAGGTCCGCGAGCACATCGAGGAGACGGTGCGCCGGTTCAACGGCACCCCGGGCGACCCCACCAGCTTCGACGCGCTCGACCACCTGCTGTCCGGGCAGACCTACCGCCTCGCAGACTGGCGCGTCGCGGGCGACGAGGTCAACTACCGGCGATTCTTCGACGTGAGCCATCTCGCGGCCATCCGCATGGAGCGCCGCCCGGTGTTCGACGCCACCCACGAGCTGGTGCTCCGCCTGGTCGGCGAGGGCAAGGTGAACGGGCTCCGCGTCGATCATCCGGACGGGCTCTACGCGCCGAGCGAGTACTTCCGGTGGCTGCAGGAGGGCGCCCTGATCGCGACCGCCCGCCGGCTCCTGCCCGACATCGGCGAGACCGAGACGGAGGCCCTCGCCGCGCTCCACCAGGCCCGCGCCGGCGACCGCGCGGCGGGTGCGGACGCGCGGCCGATCTGGATCGCCGCCGAGAAGATCCTGGCCCCGCGCGAAGAGCTGCCCGACTGGTGGACGGTGGCCGGCACCACCGGCTACGACTTCCTGGCCTCGGTCAACGGCCTCTTCGTGGACCGAGAGACCTCTAGGCAGATGACGACGGTCTATGCGCGCTTCGTGGGCGACACGATGTCCATGGCCGACCACTCCTACGCGTCCAAGCGCCTCATCATGCAGGTATCGATGGCCAGCGAGATCACCCAGCTCGGCCACCACCTCGATCGCATGTCGGAGCGCAACCGGCTCTCGCGCGACTTCACCCTCGCGAGCCTCATCCGCGCCATCCGCGAGGTGGTCGCGGCCTTCTCGATCTACCGCACCTACGTGGGGGACGAGGCGGGCGAGCCGAGCCCGCGCGACCGCGGCTACATCGAGGCGGCGGTGGCGGAGGCGCGGCGGCGGAACCCGACGGTCAATGCCTCCGTGTTCGACTTCCTCCGCGACGTGCTGCTGCTCCGCGACCCGGTCAGCCGCGCGCCCGACGAGCGCGCCGCCCAGCGGCACTTCGCGATGCGGTTCCAGCAGACCACCGGGCCGGTCACCGCGAAGGGCGTCGAAGACACCGCCTTCTATCTCTACAACCGCCTGGTCTCGCTCAACGAGGTGGGCGGAGACCCCGGCCGCTACGGCGAGGGGGCCGCCACCTTCCACGCCCGCAACGCCCGCCGACTCGAGCGCTGGCCCGAGTCGATGCTGGCCACCGCGACCCACGACACCAAGCGCGGCGAGGACGTGCGCGCCCGCATCAACGTGCTGTCGGAGGTGCCGGCCACCTGGGCCGCCGAGGTGCGGCGCTGGCGCGCCCACGCGCGGCGCTTCAAACGGGAGATCGACGGCCACGCCGCCCCGGACAGCAACGACGAGTATCTGCTCTACCAGACCCTGATCGGCGCGTGGCCGCCGGATGGCGAGCAGACGCTCGAAGCCTTCACCGGACGGATCGTCGGCTACATGGAGAAGGCCACGAAGGAGGCCAAGCGGCGCACCAGCTGGGTGAACCCCAACGAGGCCTACGACGCCGCGGTGCGGGACTTCGTCGGCCACCTCCTCGCGCCGGGCGGCCCCTTCCTGTCCTATTTCCAGCCGTTCCAGCGGCTGGTCGCCGCCCACGGCGCGGTCAACTCGCTGGCCCAGACCCTGCTCAAGGCGGTCTCCCCCGGTGTCCCGGATTTCTACCAGGGCACCGAGCTGTGGGACCTGTCGCTGGTCGATCCGGACAATCGCCGTCCGGTCGACTTCGCACGGCGCCGCGAGCTGCTCGACGCGCTCCGCGCCCGCATCGGCGCCGCCGGATCGGATCTCACCGGGCTGTGCCGCGAGCTGCTCGAGCGGTGGACCGACGGGCGCGTGAAGCTCTACGTGACCCATCGCGCCCTGACCCTCCGGCGGGAGCGCACGCGCCTCTTCGCGGTGGGCGCCTACGAGGCGCTGGTCGGGGGCGGCCAGCACGCCCAGCACGTCGTGGCGCTGGCCCGGCGCGACGGCGCCGACGTGGTGGTGGCCGCGGCGCCGCGCCTCACCGCGCGCCTCGCCGGGCTCACCGGCGCCATCCCGCTGGGCGAGGCGGTGTGGGAGCACACGTGGATCGCGCTCGGTGACGACCTCGCCGGCGTCTACCGTGACCGCTTCACCGGGCTCAGGGTCGAGACGGAGCGGCGCGACGGCGCCCCTGCCCTCGCCTGCCCGACTCTGTTCGGCCACTTCCCGATCGCGCTGCTCGAGCGCGAGGCCTCCCGCTAATGAGCCCCGCCGTCGCGGCCCGGCGCGCGCACGGCATGCCGTTCGGGGCCAGCGTGCGCGAGGACGGCACCACGCGGTTCCGCCTCTGGGCACCCGGGGCCGCGCAGGTCGACCTGTGGCTCGAGGAGCCCGGGCGTGCCTTCCCGATGTCCCGCGATGCAGGCGGCTGGGCCGAATACGTGACGCGCGAGGCCCCCGCGGGCACCCGCTACCGCTATCGCATCGACGGCGAGATGCTGGTGCCCGATCCAGCCGCGCGGTTCCAGCCGGGCGACGTGCACGGGCCGAGTGAGGTCGTCGATCCGCTCGCCTACGCGTGGCGCGACGCGGCCTGGCGCGGCCTGCCGCCCGAGCGGCTCGTCTTCTACGAGCTGCACGTGGGCGCCTTCACTCCGGCCGGCACCTACGCGGGCGTCATCGAGCGGCTCGATCACCTGGCCGCGCTCGGCGTGACCGCGATCGAGCTGATGCCGCTGGCCGACTTCCCGGGCCGCCGCGGCTGGGGCTACGACGGCGTGCTGCTCTTCGCGCCCGACTCGGCATACGGCCGGCCCGAGGACCTGAAGGCGCTGGTCGACGCGGCCCACGAGCGCGGCCTCGCCGTCTTCGTCGACGTGGTCTACAACCACTTCGGCCCCGAGGGCAACTACCTGCACCGGTACGCTCCCGGGTTCTTCACGCCGCGCCACCGCTCGTTCTGGGGCGACGGCATCAACTACGACGGCCCCGGCTCAGAGGTCGTGCGCGCCTTCATGATCCACAACGCCCTCTACTGGCTCGAGGAGTTCCACCTCGACGGCCTGCGCCTCGACGCGGTCAACGCGATCGTGGACGACTCGCCCACTCACCTGCTGGTGGAGCTGGGGCGCGCGGTGGCCGAGGGGCCGGGACGCGAGCGCCCCGTGCACCTCGTGCTGGAGAACGGCGCCAACGAGGTGCGCTATCTCGAGCGCGCGGCGGGCCGGCGGCCGCTCTACCAGGCGCAGTGGAACGACGACATCCACCACGCGCTGCACGTGCTGCTCACCGGGGAGACCGGCGGCTACTACGAGGACTACCAACCTCCGCTGCCGCATCTGGGCCGTTGCCTCACCGAGGGCTTCGCCTTCCAGGGCGAGCGGTCCGCGTATCGCGGGGATCTCCGCGGTCAGCCCAGCGCCCACCTCCCCCCGACGTCGTTCGTGAGCTTCCTGCAGAACCACGACCAGATCGGCAATCGCGCCCTCGGCGAGCGCATCACCGCGCTGGCCGCCCGCGAGGCGGTGCGCGCCGCGACCGCGATCGTGCTGCTCGCGCCCGCGATGCCCCTGCTCTTCATGGGCGAGGAGTGGGGCGCCCGCGAGCCGTTCCTGTTCTTCACCGACCTCGGGCCCGATCTGGGCCCGTCCGTCGCCGAGGGTCGGCGGCGCGAGTTCGCGCGCTTCCCGGAGTTCGCGAGCCCCGCGGTGCGCGAGCGCATCCCGGATCCGCAGGCCCCCGCCACCTACGAGCGCTCGATCCTCGACTGGCGTCGGCTCGCCGACCCGGACCACCGCGAGTGGCTCGCCTTCCATCGCGACCTGCTACGGCTTCGCGCCGAGGCGATCGTGCCGCGGCTGGCCGGCGAGCCGGTCCCCCCCGCGGCCTGGAAGGCCATCGGCGACACCGCGCTCGACGTCTCGTGGGATCTTCCGGGCGGCCGGCTGCGCCTCGTGGCGAACCTCGGGTCGTCGGCGACGGCGCATCCGGGCCCGCAGCGGGACTGGGGCCGGCAGCTCTTCGCCCTGCGGCTGCCGGACGGACCGTGGACCGATCTGCCGCCCTGGAGCCTGGCCTTCTATCTCGCGGGAGCGCGGCGGTGATCGTCGATCGCCTGCTGGTACACGTCCATCGTGAGCGCGGCGATGCGGTC
This region of Candidatus Methylomirabilota bacterium genomic DNA includes:
- the treZ gene encoding malto-oligosyltrehalose trehalohydrolase, with the translated sequence MSPAVAARRAHGMPFGASVREDGTTRFRLWAPGAAQVDLWLEEPGRAFPMSRDAGGWAEYVTREAPAGTRYRYRIDGEMLVPDPAARFQPGDVHGPSEVVDPLAYAWRDAAWRGLPPERLVFYELHVGAFTPAGTYAGVIERLDHLAALGVTAIELMPLADFPGRRGWGYDGVLLFAPDSAYGRPEDLKALVDAAHERGLAVFVDVVYNHFGPEGNYLHRYAPGFFTPRHRSFWGDGINYDGPGSEVVRAFMIHNALYWLEEFHLDGLRLDAVNAIVDDSPTHLLVELGRAVAEGPGRERPVHLVLENGANEVRYLERAAGRRPLYQAQWNDDIHHALHVLLTGETGGYYEDYQPPLPHLGRCLTEGFAFQGERSAYRGDLRGQPSAHLPPTSFVSFLQNHDQIGNRALGERITALAAREAVRAATAIVLLAPAMPLLFMGEEWGAREPFLFFTDLGPDLGPSVAEGRRREFARFPEFASPAVRERIPDPQAPATYERSILDWRRLADPDHREWLAFHRDLLRLRAEAIVPRLAGEPVPPAAWKAIGDTALDVSWDLPGGRLRLVANLGSSATAHPGPQRDWGRQLFALRLPDGPWTDLPPWSLAFYLAGARR
- a CDS encoding DUF296 domain-containing protein; this translates as MKIRPVDETDGRRTFVLVCDRHDDPVEALAGAAKRFDLRAASLSGIGAFSGVTIGFFDRSRRDYIRRVIREQVEVLSLLGNIALDQGEPRVHVHVVVGRADGTAMGGHLLGGSVDPTLEVTIVESPATLRRRTDPGSGLALIDLDWRNG
- a CDS encoding phosphate-starvation-inducible PsiE family protein; amino-acid sequence: MRSGRAPALRERIAQSFTQVEDVLYVGLAVMLALGAVVLLLNAGFHFAQSLLAGAIGTGFIAVLDQLLLILMIIEILYTVQVSFREHLLVPEPFVLVAMIAAVRRILVITAEFGTLMEQGESAFRFALIELALLTVMTGVLVACLVGLRKRDKAAVAERA
- the treY gene encoding malto-oligosyltrehalose synthase, which codes for MIDADVLYQQAVAALRRARRATYRLQLGSALGFEAVAALGPYLDALGVSDVYLSPCFRSGPGSSHGYDVTDHNAFNPELGSAADFDGMAAELGARGLGLILDVVPNHMGIAGDANPWWLDVLENGPASPRAEFFDIDWTPVKPELRDRVLLPILPEQYGRVLESQQLQLEFADGAFHLRYAGARLPIAPDTYALVLTDRLDALAQRLGAEDPALLELRSVLTALEHLPGRTETDPRRIEERLREKEIVKRRLTTLTKESPEVREHIEETVRRFNGTPGDPTSFDALDHLLSGQTYRLADWRVAGDEVNYRRFFDVSHLAAIRMERRPVFDATHELVLRLVGEGKVNGLRVDHPDGLYAPSEYFRWLQEGALIATARRLLPDIGETETEALAALHQARAGDRAAGADARPIWIAAEKILAPREELPDWWTVAGTTGYDFLASVNGLFVDRETSRQMTTVYARFVGDTMSMADHSYASKRLIMQVSMASEITQLGHHLDRMSERNRLSRDFTLASLIRAIREVVAAFSIYRTYVGDEAGEPSPRDRGYIEAAVAEARRRNPTVNASVFDFLRDVLLLRDPVSRAPDERAAQRHFAMRFQQTTGPVTAKGVEDTAFYLYNRLVSLNEVGGDPGRYGEGAATFHARNARRLERWPESMLATATHDTKRGEDVRARINVLSEVPATWAAEVRRWRAHARRFKREIDGHAAPDSNDEYLLYQTLIGAWPPDGEQTLEAFTGRIVGYMEKATKEAKRRTSWVNPNEAYDAAVRDFVGHLLAPGGPFLSYFQPFQRLVAAHGAVNSLAQTLLKAVSPGVPDFYQGTELWDLSLVDPDNRRPVDFARRRELLDALRARIGAAGSDLTGLCRELLERWTDGRVKLYVTHRALTLRRERTRLFAVGAYEALVGGGQHAQHVVALARRDGADVVVAAAPRLTARLAGLTGAIPLGEAVWEHTWIALGDDLAGVYRDRFTGLRVETERRDGAPALACPTLFGHFPIALLEREASR